A section of the Apostichopus japonicus isolate 1M-3 chromosome 1, ASM3797524v1, whole genome shotgun sequence genome encodes:
- the LOC139981196 gene encoding uncharacterized protein — MDGIIKAILYAAGIFIVCVHGVPSPNYATPDQGFFMISHYPETGRSSTLHIYAIENLGRDGEFSITKEGGLPSDGIQTGLITTPGNGMTFGCFLQVNERNRLGGVRYGQYTGSFALNMGGNQLSGYTFVKPKSDVLNTRGVQTVTIYPSSITSNDLDEPVSIGVAHRPGCRAIKWCKGKKRNINSGPRLILKHTDDAGLYTIQRRGKRASRGWFVHILVIAATCPESYFASGPGCAFTKRLCLNGGVLSDNNDRCICPPFMVGTQCECAASFDGSELLLGDQLLCDDLPDGDPKCKGYLVCYGDNYGCTCASGWQGNACDRACPKGRWGANCEQHCPDSEPDCNRFYGPSSNLYKNGCGTN, encoded by the exons GAGTGCCAAGTCCTAATTATGCGACACCTGATCAGGGATTTTTCATGATCTCTCATTATCCGGAGACCGGTCGATCTTCTACTCTGCATATCTACGCGATCGAAAACCTCGGTCGAGATGGTGAATTCAGTATCACAAAGGAAGGAGGGCTACCGAGTGATGGCATCCAAACTGGTTTGATCACGACACCGGGAAACGGAATGACATTTGGGTGTTTCCTACAGGTGAATGAACGAAACCGTTTGGGAGGAGTCCGGTATGGCCAATACACTGGCTCATTCGCACTAAACATGGGTGGTAATCAACTCAGTGGATATACATTCGTGAAGCCGAAATCAG ATGTACTTAACACAAGAGGTGTACAGACGGTAACTATCTATCCGAGCTCAATAACTTCCAATGACCTAGATGAGCCAGTATCAATTGGTGTTGCTCACAGGCCTGGGTGTAGAGCGATTAAATGGTGTAAGGGGAAGAAGCGGAATATCAACTCAGGACCACGACTCATCCTTAAGCACACGGACGACGCTGGACTCTACACCATACAGAGGCGCGGAAAGCGGGCTTCGAGAGGCTGGTTTGTCCACATCCTCGTAATAGCTGCGA CATGCCCAGAGAGTTATTTCGCGTCTGGTCCTGGATGCGCATTCACCAAGCGCTTATGCCTAAACGGTGGAGTACTTAGTGATAATAACGACCGTTGCATATGCCCTCCATTCATGGTGGGCACTCAATGTGAATGCG CTGCAAGTTTTGATGGTAGTGAGCTGCTTTTGGGCGACCAGTTGCTTTGCGATGATCTACCAGATGGCGACCCGAAGTGCAAAGGGTACTTGGTATGCTATGGGGACAACTACGGTTGCACATGCGCATCCGGCTGGCAAGGAAACGCATGTGATCGAG CCTGTCCTAAGGGGAGATGGGGCGCAAACTGTGAGCAACATTGTCCCGACAGTGAACCAGATTGCAACCGATTTTATGGACCATCGAGTAATCTTTATAAGAACGGATGTGGTACAAATTAA